The genomic interval GATCCATAACCTAGCCCCCTTTCAATATGGAGTTATGGTGCCAGTATAAACGAGGCGCTTCGAAAGTGAAAGGGCAGGAATCAGGGTTTCCGTGAAAGGGCCAGTCCGTACCCCCTCGGATCGCTCGCCGCCTCTCCATCGGAGGAGACAGCCTGCGCATTGCACCAGGTATCCCCCGTCAGAATCCGATATCCGGCCATGGTCATTGATTTTTCCAGGAGATTCGAAATGCCTTCCTCCAGTTCGACCTGATCCGGAAGACCCTGGTGGTGAATTCGCGGCGCTTTTATCGCTTCGGAAAGCTCCATCCCTCCATCGAGGAGGTGAAGAAGAATCTGCGCCACGGTGGTGATGATCCGGGAGCCTCCCGGAGTTCCCACGACATAGTGAACCCTGGATCCCGTAGCCACAATGGTAGGACTCATGGAAGACAGCGGCCGCTTCCCCGGCTCCACGGCATTGGCTCGACCGCCTACCAGACCGTACAGATTGGGCGTCCCCGGCTTAACGGAAAAGTCGTCCATTTCATTATTCAGAAGAAATCCCGCCGTCATGACGCCGCTTCCAAAAGTTCCATTCAACGTGGTGGTCATGGAGACGGCCAAACCGGAATCATCGAGAATGGAAAGATGGGTAGTGTCCGGACTCTCTACGGGAATGACCTGGTCCGAAAAACAGTCCCAGGGGTGGGCCTTCATGGGATCCAGGGACAGGAGTTCATCGAGGAACCGGTCCCGATCACGCAGAGCGTCCAGGGGAACTTCCACAAAATCCCTGTCACCCATGAACCTGGCCCGGTCCCGATAAGCCAGCTGGCAGGCCCGAATGAAGAGACGCCAGTATGGTTCAGGATTTTGATTGTGGGCCTGGGGAGCCATCCACTCCATTGATTGCAGAATTCTTCTCAGGCAGAGGCCCCCCGAAGAAGGCAGGGGCGCACTGTATATGTCATAACCCCGGAAGGTGAAATGTTCCGGCTGCCGGAGGATCACCCGGTAGGATGCGAGGTCTTCCAGAGACAAGATGCCGCCATGACGCTTCGTTTCTTTCACAATGGAGGCGGATATGGGACCGCTGTAAAAGGCGGAAGCACCTCCATTCCGAATTGCGGTAAGCGTTTGGGAGAGGAGCGGCTGGACGAGGAGGGTTCCTTCCTCCAGTGGACCACCGTCCTTTCCAAAGGTCCGGGCTGAAGCTTCGAATTTCGACAGTAGAGGCCACGATTCCCTGAAATCCTCTGCCAGGCCACGGGAAATGGGGAATCCATCCTTTGCGAGGCTGATGGCCGGTGCAACAAGGGTGGACCATGGCAGGGTTCCGCACATTCTGTGAAGTTCTTCCAGGCCGGCCGGCGTGCCGGGAACCCCTGAAGCCGCCCCGCCCTCCAGGCTCATACCGGGAACGGGATTTCCTTCTCGATCCAGGAACATCGTGGAAGTGGACATTCTCGGGGCCTGTTCCCGAAAATCGATAAACTGCGGACCCTGGGGCAGAAAAACCAGAGCGAACCCCCCTCCTCCAAGATTCCCGGCCTGGGGATAGGTTACGGCAAGGGCCAGGGCCGTGGCTATGGCCGCGTCACAGGCGTTCCCTCCCTGGTCCAGGATGTTGGCACCCACCTGCGTCGCAAGCGGGTCGGCCGTGGCAATCTGATAGGCGGGGAGAGGCAGTGCATGTAAAAGGATGAAAAGAACGGTTACGAATTGGAACCGGATACCCATGAATCCATTGTACCTCAGAGGTTGACAGGGCAGGGTTCCCCATCTACCATGGTGGGGAGCGGAGGGTTTTCCGCCATGAAATGTCGTGCCTTTGGGAGGAGGTATCATGGTATCGATTTCCGAGAGAGCTCAAACCATCCAGGCGTCCCCGATCCGCCGGCTCGTCCCTCTGGCCGACGCGGCTAAGAAACAGGGAAAGACCGTCTACCATCTGAATATCGGGCAACCGGATATTCCTACACCGGAGCCAATGGTCCGGGCGATTCAGACCTTTGATCACAAGGTCATCAGCTACGGCCATTCCGAGGGGCTGCTCGATCTCAGAATTGAAATTGCAAAGTACTTCCAGAGGTACGGCATTCCCATCAAGACGGAGGAGGTTCTTGTCACCATCGCGGGGAGCGAGGCCATCCATTTCGCCTTCTGCGCGGTGGCGGACGTCGGGGATGAAATCATCATTCCCGAGCCCTTCTATACCAATTACAACGGATTTGCCACCTTCGCCCAGGTCAAGATCGTTCCGGTCACCACGAAGGCAGAAGAGGGATTTCATCTTCCTCCCATGAGTGAGATCGAAGCAAAGATCACCTCCCGGACCCGGGCGATTCTTCTATGCTCCCCGAACAACCCGACCGGCACGATCTATACTCCGGAAGAACTTGCCGGGGTGGCCGAACTTGTCCGGAGGCACAATCTTTTCCTGATCGGGGATGAAGTCTACAAAGAGTTTGCCTACGACGGCCAGACCCACATGAGCATCCTGGAACTTCCGGGCCTTGAAGATCGAACGATTGTCGCCGACTCCATTTCCAAGCGTTTTTCTGCCTGCGGCGCAAGGATCGGTTGTCTTGTATGCCGAAACCCGAAGGTTATCGAGTCGATCACCAGGTTTGCCCAGGCCCGTCTTTGCCCGCAGACGGTGGAACAGGTGGCCGCCGTGGCCGCCTATCGAATGGACCCTGCCTACTTTGATCCTATCCGGGAAGAGTATCAGCGCCGCAGAGATGCCATGTATGAAGCCTGTCAGTCCATCGAAGGCCTCGTCCTCAAGAAACCCAGAGGGGCCTTCTATATGCTGGCCAAGCTGCCCATCCCCGATGCCGATGACTTTGCGAGATGGCTCCTGACCGACTATGACCTTAACCATGAGACGGTTATGGTGGCTCCCGGTAACGGATTTTATGCCACGCCGGGACTCGGGGAGGATGAAATCCGGCTGGCCTATGTTCTCAACGTGGAGAGTATCCGGAGGGCCATGA from Thermoanaerobaculia bacterium carries:
- a CDS encoding pyridoxal phosphate-dependent aminotransferase translates to MVSISERAQTIQASPIRRLVPLADAAKKQGKTVYHLNIGQPDIPTPEPMVRAIQTFDHKVISYGHSEGLLDLRIEIAKYFQRYGIPIKTEEVLVTIAGSEAIHFAFCAVADVGDEIIIPEPFYTNYNGFATFAQVKIVPVTTKAEEGFHLPPMSEIEAKITSRTRAILLCSPNNPTGTIYTPEELAGVAELVRRHNLFLIGDEVYKEFAYDGQTHMSILELPGLEDRTIVADSISKRFSACGARIGCLVCRNPKVIESITRFAQARLCPQTVEQVAAVAAYRMDPAYFDPIREEYQRRRDAMYEACQSIEGLVLKKPRGAFYMLAKLPIPDADDFARWLLTDYDLNHETVMVAPGNGFYATPGLGEDEIRLAYVLNVESIRRAMKVLEEGLKQYRTERNL
- the ggt gene encoding gamma-glutamyltransferase, translated to MGIRFQFVTVLFILLHALPLPAYQIATADPLATQVGANILDQGGNACDAAIATALALAVTYPQAGNLGGGGFALVFLPQGPQFIDFREQAPRMSTSTMFLDREGNPVPGMSLEGGAASGVPGTPAGLEELHRMCGTLPWSTLVAPAISLAKDGFPISRGLAEDFRESWPLLSKFEASARTFGKDGGPLEEGTLLVQPLLSQTLTAIRNGGASAFYSGPISASIVKETKRHGGILSLEDLASYRVILRQPEHFTFRGYDIYSAPLPSSGGLCLRRILQSMEWMAPQAHNQNPEPYWRLFIRACQLAYRDRARFMGDRDFVEVPLDALRDRDRFLDELLSLDPMKAHPWDCFSDQVIPVESPDTTHLSILDDSGLAVSMTTTLNGTFGSGVMTAGFLLNNEMDDFSVKPGTPNLYGLVGGRANAVEPGKRPLSSMSPTIVATGSRVHYVVGTPGGSRIITTVAQILLHLLDGGMELSEAIKAPRIHHQGLPDQVELEEGISNLLEKSMTMAGYRILTGDTWCNAQAVSSDGEAASDPRGYGLALSRKP